From the Candidatus Saccharibacteria bacterium genome, the window CAAGACCCCCTGACGCATTCTTCGGTGCCACCAACCATCGCTGACCTGTATGATACATTGCTTCATATGGGCGGTACCGGCCCCCAGCTTGCACAGCGACTCCGCAAATATACAAGCGGTACCTTCGCGGGCATCTTTAGCCAGCAGAGCAACATCAATATCAACAATCCATTGGTGGTCTTCAACATTCGCGACCTCGAAGACGAACTGCGACCAGTTGCTATGTACATTGTCCTAAACTACATCTGGAACAAAACGAAGAGCGACCAGAAGAAACGCATTCTTATTGTCGACGAGGCGTGGCAGCTGATGAAATACGAAGACAGTGCCAACTTCCTGTTTAGTCTTGCCAAACGAGCACGAAAGTACAATCTCGGCATCACCACTATCACGCAGGACGTCGAAGACTTCATGGGCTCCAGAATGGGGCGCGCCATTGTCGCAAACGCCAGCATGCAAATCCTCCTCAAACAATCAAGCAGCGCAGTAGATGTCCTTAGTGATGTGTTCAAACTAACCGACGAGGAAAAGAAGCGCCTTGGACAATTCCCGGTCGGCCAGGGGCTATTCTTCGCCGGCCAAAACCATGTGCATATACAGGTGGTAGCAAGCCCTACGGAAACAGGCCTCATTACAACGAATCCTCAACAAGTCCAAGCCATGAAGCAGGGCGACATGAGTCAGGCAAGCGGAACTATAGATCTTGAAAACCAATTGTACCCTGGGAGTACAAATAATTTGTCATAGTCATGGCACGAGACGAAGACCGCCAATACAAACCAAAGAGCCTGCAGACACTAGACAATCAAGACATGTCCCCGCAGCAACTTGAGGACCTCTACAACGCTCCGGCCGCTGACGACCTTGAGCGCAATTTTGCCATGCCTTCAGCGACACAGTCAGGGTCGGACATTGCAGACGAAAATGCCATCGATGACCTAGAAGACTCTTTTAATGGTCCCGATGCCAAAGAGTCTGGGTCGGCTAAGCTTGATTCTGCAAAAAATCTATCCGAAAAGGAGAGTCAGGGCGCGGATAAGCTAAATTACACCGGTACCGAAGCGGACGAGAAAGAAGCGTTGGACAAGAAAGACAAAAAATCGAAACTAAAAAAATCATTTCTTTCGCGGCGAAAAAAGGCAATGATGTTTGGTGGTTTTGGGGCGTTACTTGGAGGAGGTGGGATACTTGGTTTTTCAATGTTTCTGACACTCCAGTTTATACACATACCCCTAAACGTTCACGATGCATATAACGCTATCTCTAGGCGGGCTGTCGAAAAAATGGGTGACAATATATTCCATTATTATGTTGTGAAATATTTAGTACCCGGTATGGTAAAGAATGGCTGCACTACGACGCGCCGTACCAAGTCCTGCGCAGACGTAAGCGGAAAAACAAACATAGTTACTGCCAACTTCCGGGCTTGGCGCGACGCTAACATAGAAGGAAAACTCGCTGAAAAGGGTATCGAGATCCGGCTTGAAGCAACCTCGAAAGGAAACAAAGTGTTCTTGACTACGCCCGAAATTCGAGAAGGTGTCGAGCTTGGAACCTACACGGGAAAATCTCGTGATTTCGAAGATAAGGCATTTGCACAACTTCGTGGAAAAAAAGAGATTCACCGCGAGTTAAGCCGAACCATGTCCGCCCTGACCCTGAGAGATAGAATGTACATAAGGTTTATAGGCATGCCTTTGATTGACCGTAAGTATTCTCCCCGATATTGTATCGTCGCATGTGAAACAAGAAAGAAAATAAAAGCAACAAAGACCGAGCTCCTCTCTATAGCGAAGGGTCGTTTTATTGAACGAGTTATTACCCCCTTAAATACCTCTATCGGTCTCTCTTTAGAGTGCGCGCTCGATGGTTTCACGTGTGGCGACCTTGACAGCTCGGAAAGCACGGGAGAGAGGAGAACGAAATACCAAAAAGATCTTCAGTTAAGACTTGTGGATTTACAATCAAAATACGGTAAGGCTTCTATAGAAGAACTGAACAAGCAGGCCGATGAGATTCGCTCGAAGGGGGCAGTGGAATACCTCATAAAACAAATTGCGGGAGAGACCACCGCCAAAATAGCCGTGAAAGTAATTCCAGTAGTTGGGTGGATTGACCTTGGTGCTAGCTTGATTTCCGGCGCCCAAAAAGCAGCACCCACTATACTACACATGAACTACGTTATGAATGAGACGGCAATGGTTGGTACCGCTACAATGGCGCTAACTTATGCGAGCGAGCTGATGAGCGGATCCGCCGACCCCGCCACCCTCAATTCCTTTTCTCTTCTGTATGGAGCCGACGCATCGCGTGACCAGGGGGGAGGAAGCGCTCAAAGCAGCCCTTTATATGGCGCAATCATGGGCGGGGGTACCCAAAAACCGGTAGCCTCTCTTTTCCCCAGGGCATACGCAGAAAGCACCGCGACGAATGCCATGTGTGACGATGGCGAAGGGTATCCAGCAGGCGCACTTATTTGTCCGAATGTGGCAATCGGATCCCCCACTGGTACTCTTGCCTTTGTTACCAAGGTTGCTGTAGATGGAATTACAAACAACCCCTTTCTCGCATTTCCGGGTTTCGTCGCAAACGTATGGGTTAATATTAGGGACGGGATACTGAGTATTTTTTCTTTCATTGAAGAGCCTCTCTCTAAGCTTGTTGCGGCAATTACACCCCAGCAACTTACTGAAGTGCTAGAGTGGCTAAAAAACGAAGTGTTTGCAAAAATATTTGTCCTTGCCTCTACCCCAAACCAAAGCGGTGCACGGTATTTTGAGACAATGGTTGGCGGAATTAACATACTCACAAACTACACACGCCACTTTGGCCTCGGAGGAAAGGTTTTAAACTCAACACAAGTCAAGGCCTTATATAAGGCGGATGCCGAACAAAAACATTATGAATATTCTAAACTACCCTTGTATGCCAGGATGTTCAGCAAAGAGAACAGTAATTCTCTTGTGTCAAAAATAGCTATGAGCATCCCTAGTGGCTCTGGCGCGGCACAAAGTGGCCTAATTGCGTCCACATTAAACCCTTTACGTTCTTTAGCTAGTTCTATTGATGCGGTTACTTCTAGAGACGCTTCTGCGGCTGCAAAGTTGCCCGAAAAAGACCCATTTGGTATAACCCAATATGGTTACGCCGAGGATGACTCAATATTTATTGCTGACCCAGAAGCCTACTGGGAGTCGGCAAAGTGTGATGACCCCAATACTACTGTTACGTGGGGGAACTCAACGACGCGCATAAATGACATAAGTCAACTCCCCGAACACGACCAAACTAATCCATGCCTCTTGATCCGTGCTTCAGTCGCGACCAATGGCGGTCTGTATGATAAAAGCCTTCTCCCCAGTCCGCCCGCGACAAATACCGCTGTTACACTCGGAGGGGAGCTTGGTACTGTTGGGAACTTTACATTCCCGCTAAAAACCACTCAAACCAGAATCAAGACGGCGCAATATCAGGATGCAACCTATAAGCTGACTAAGTGGGCTTGGTGTTACACCAGTCAAACAAATTGTCACCACGACTATCCCGCAGCAGATATATTTGACAACCCAGGCACAGAGGTCGTGGCTGCCGTAGGGGGTACCGTAGTAAGATATAGACCAAAGCCATCGTGTTCCCCAGAGCGTGGGGGGTCTCCCAGTATACAAATTAAGGGTGATGACGGCAATTACTATTTTTATACTCATTTTCGAGGAGGCTCATTATTACAAAGCCAGGAGGGTGCTCGTATAGACCAGGGCCAAACCTTGGGTGTTATAGGTGAACCAGCCTGTGCACAGGGCACGCAACCACACGTTCACTTCCAGGCATACTCAAGCCCAATAACGGGTAATCCTACTTCTTCAAACGTGCAACCAATCCTCATAAAGGCGTTCGGGGCGTTGCCGCAATGAGGTCAATATACAGCAACCGCATAAAAAGCACCCTGACCATATTTGGATCGTTGATGGTACTCGGCAACGCTGTTATCGCCACCGCCGAACCACTTGATGGTGACGCTCTTGATATGGTTTTGATTGGTAGTGTATGGTATGAAAAAAACCAGGCACTCCTAGGCTGCCTTGCGGGTGGTGCCAACATACCAAATGGGACAAGCGAACAAAACGGGAAGGCTATTTTTGATTATCTTACACAACCAGGACGGCTAACGCCCGTACAGGCCTCGGGAGTCATCGGTAATATGATGGTAGAGTCAGGATTACTACCACAAAGAAAACAGGGTACGCAACCAAGTCAGATAACAACCGCGGAGGAGTTTCTTGCTAGTGGCTCTGGTGTGGGGTGGGGGCTGGTGCAGTGGACCCCTGGTTCGAAGTTTATTAACTCTATCGATCCTCAAACCAAAACTGCTGCTCATACCGTTGCGGAGGCAAACAATCTTGGCGTGCAGATAGCCTTCGTCTGGAGTCAGCTCGAGGGTAAAACTTCGATACCGGAAAAGGGGGCAGGGGATGATTTAAAACAACAAACCGACTTACGTGAAGCTGTTCTCGCATTCCAAGGGAATAAATTAGCAGGAGGGAAGTACATAGGATATGAACGGCCACTTGACCAGTCTGGCACTGTCAGTGCCCGCCTTTCCTACGCAATAGATGCGCTGAAAAAATATGGTTCAATCCCATCTACTAGCCCGTCCCCTGACTCAAGTTGTGGGGGTGGTGGGGGTTCGAGCGCTTTCCTAAACGGGAACTACAGCCTACCTGTTAAGAAAAAGTGGTTTGACCAACACCCAGAGTGGTTTTCAAAAGCGCACCACGACTACCCCGCCGCTGATATACCCGTTCCTTTAGGGGAAGAGGTCTATGCTGTAGCAGGCGGGAAAATTACATCGGCACCCGCTGGCACAGCCACAGGTGGTCTTGGTTATGGTGTTATAATCGACGTTGGGGGAGGGGTAACAATGCAGTATGGGCATGGTAGCGACGGTGGCTCAGTTCCTGGGGCAAAACAAGGGGACACGGTTAAAGCAGGTCAGCTAATAATGCACTCGGCAAGTACGGGGCATTCAACCGGTCCACATCTTCATCTTGGTATCAGAGTTAATGGTAAAGCGGTCTGTCCCCAAACCCTCCTGATGGCCATTGGGAGTGGCGCTAGCATACCAGATATTAAACAGCTGCCCACAGTCGGCTGTACATACGTCTGGGGGAAAAAGTAATGCGGCAAAAACAACAAATACAGCTATTGGCCGTTGGCATATTCGCTTGTTTGTTGTTTATGTGTATGTCTTGGGCCTGGGGACACTCATATGTGTACATTGTGAATGTGTCGGGAGGTATGCGAACATACAAAATCATTGGGGAGTCTGGGGCAACCACCTCCTTCAATTCATCGGACAAGATCATAAAGAGGGTCGTCAAGAACGACACATACCAGGTTGTGGTTCAGCAAGGTGCGAAGAACTTCTTTGCTATACAAAAGACTAGGGGTTTGTTGAGGACCACATCTATAAATGTATCGCTTGTTGCAGAAAAATCACGAAGTTTTGTTGGCAATAATCCATCCCCCTGCTCCTTCTATAATGGTGACGCGATGTTTTCTGCATCCTGCGATGACTCTGCGTACAGAATAGAGAAGCACTTGCCTGCATCTGGCTACACACCTTCTTATAGTTCATTATTGCCCACAAATAGTCTATTTGGGGATTTGGGCGGTGTTGCAATAACAAAATCGGGTGATGCTGTTGCTTTACTAAAAGATACTGAGGGTGTGGCGGGCTACTCACTGCAAAGAATTTCTCCGGAGTTAGTTGGTGCTGACCGTGTACGGATTGGTGCCCTTGATCCAAGCTATAGGTATGAGATGCGTCCTTATATGTCTGGTGTTCTGGTTTATGAAAGTACAAGGGCAGATTATTTCTATATCAATCCAGAAACCATGTCTTCCATCCGCCTCCGACCCGAGCCGCCCCACACTACTGGTCTCAGTCCAGCCAGTGTCCGTACACACAAAGACGATATTGCAATCTTATATACCGACACTACGGCGACTGAGAGCTTAAATCCAGAGAATGACATGACGGCTACAAAAGACCTCCCTGGCACATCCGAGGTTATCATATACGCCAATAATAAACAAAGGCATATCGTTTTGCCTAAAATATTCTCGACGGCAATAACCTGTGCACAGTATCGACTTTGTGCAATAAATTCGGTCGGCATGACGGTGTATGATGTCAAGGGTTCGGAACCAAAACAACTCTATACAATTCCTGGGATAGTCGACGTATTTGAAACCTCGTCGTCAAGCCTTCGTATAGTTTCCTCACTTGGTATTATGTCTTATGATCCGTTGCGTGATTCGGGTTCTTATGATTACACTTTTGGAGATTATCGCCTGTGTGGTTTTTCGCCTGCAGCAAATGATACGTATCTACTTTGCCTAATTGATACTCGTCAGGAAAAAATTGGACTACTTGTTGAGGAGAGGGAAACAACAGGTGTAGTTCCTATAGACAAGATTGTATTGAATGTATTGCGCTCTAAAGCCGTTTCGTCTGTGTCTGTATATAAAAATCTTGTTATTGTAACTCCGGAATATTATGACCAAATCTCTGGGCGAGCAATTGATGAGGCTAGTGTTAAAAAAAACCTAAAGGCTGTTATCGACAAGATGGCGTTCCCTAATGATTATACTGTGGTTAATAGTGCTGAATTGTAACTATTGCGTCCCTGTTGGAAAAATTGTGCTGGACGTAAAATGCTTCACTACAATATCCGCATCTGTTGTCGTAAGAAAGGTTTGAAAGTTTTGTAAGTGGCTTGTTAGTGACTGACGACGGGCGCCGTCGAGCTCACTAAAAACATCGTCCAGCAGCATAAGTGGTTTTTGGTTTCGGGTCCGTTCAAGTATTTGGGCTTCAAGTATTTTTAGCGCCAGTGTTGCTGTTCTCGATTCGCCGCGTGAGGCGGTTAGGGCGGCCGGCACGTTACCAAACCGTACTATGATGTCATCTCTATGAGGACCAAATGAGGTAAACCCTCGTGAGGTATCTGAGTGATAATTATCTTCAAGCACCCGCATAAGTTGCGATTCGTAGTCAACCCCCACTAAACGACTCTCGTAGCTAACACCTATCTTTGTGTCGGTTGCCGCAAGCTGTTTATAGGTGTCCTGTATGTGGGTCGAGAGTTCGTCAACGAGCTCGCGCCGTGCACGGTAAATAACCGCCCCGAGCTCGCTGAGCCGCAGGTTCCATGGAAAAAACTCTTGTTTCGTTGTGTGTGGTGTTTTTAAGAGTGTGTTTCTCTGGGCGAGCACCCTTTTGTAGTTTTTACGAAACACGTTATAGCCAGGTTTTATTTGTTCAAGAATATCGTCTAGGTACATTCTTCTTCCCTCGGGGGGTCCTTGTAGCAGCATGAGGTGATTTGGTTCAAATAGAACAATTGGTATTTTTTGTTTCTCTGGCAGACGTGAGTATGTTTTGGCGCCCACGGTGTATGTTTTTTGGAGCAGGGCGCCTTTCTTGAGAATAATACTTCTTTCCTGTGTGCCGTCGACAACACCGTCAATTCTTGACCAATCAGCACCAAATGCCACCAAGTCATTATCTCCAACCCTATATGACCCCGCGCGCGCCAAGACGAGTAGGGCTTCAAGTAGATTTGTTTTGCCGCTTCCGTTTGGTCCGACAATTATATTTACGCCATCACCAAACTCAAAAGCACTGTCCGCATAAGACCGAAAATGTTGCAGCCGAACATTCGATATCATGCGGTCAGTATAGCCTACGCCTAGCTTTTTAGGGGCATGATAATGTGTGTGTAGTCATCGCTGCCCGGGTCAGACAAAAGAACCGCTTCGACTTTGCCGTTAAACCCTAAATACACCTCTTTGCCTTCCATTGCCTGAAGCGCTTCGAGTAAGTAGCGCGAGTTGAGGGTAATAGAACCCGTGCCTTTTGTTTTAACAGAGGCAGTCGCGTTGTTTTCACCAAGTTGTGAGGCAACCGCACGAACCCATATACTTTGGCTCGCCTCGTCCACA encodes:
- a CDS encoding peptidoglycan DD-metalloendopeptidase family protein, with the translated sequence MRSIYSNRIKSTLTIFGSLMVLGNAVIATAEPLDGDALDMVLIGSVWYEKNQALLGCLAGGANIPNGTSEQNGKAIFDYLTQPGRLTPVQASGVIGNMMVESGLLPQRKQGTQPSQITTAEEFLASGSGVGWGLVQWTPGSKFINSIDPQTKTAAHTVAEANNLGVQIAFVWSQLEGKTSIPEKGAGDDLKQQTDLREAVLAFQGNKLAGGKYIGYERPLDQSGTVSARLSYAIDALKKYGSIPSTSPSPDSSCGGGGGSSAFLNGNYSLPVKKKWFDQHPEWFSKAHHDYPAADIPVPLGEEVYAVAGGKITSAPAGTATGGLGYGVIIDVGGGVTMQYGHGSDGGSVPGAKQGDTVKAGQLIMHSASTGHSTGPHLHLGIRVNGKAVCPQTLLMAIGSGASIPDIKQLPTVGCTYVWGKK
- a CDS encoding peptidoglycan DD-metalloendopeptidase family protein — encoded protein: MARDEDRQYKPKSLQTLDNQDMSPQQLEDLYNAPAADDLERNFAMPSATQSGSDIADENAIDDLEDSFNGPDAKESGSAKLDSAKNLSEKESQGADKLNYTGTEADEKEALDKKDKKSKLKKSFLSRRKKAMMFGGFGALLGGGGILGFSMFLTLQFIHIPLNVHDAYNAISRRAVEKMGDNIFHYYVVKYLVPGMVKNGCTTTRRTKSCADVSGKTNIVTANFRAWRDANIEGKLAEKGIEIRLEATSKGNKVFLTTPEIREGVELGTYTGKSRDFEDKAFAQLRGKKEIHRELSRTMSALTLRDRMYIRFIGMPLIDRKYSPRYCIVACETRKKIKATKTELLSIAKGRFIERVITPLNTSIGLSLECALDGFTCGDLDSSESTGERRTKYQKDLQLRLVDLQSKYGKASIEELNKQADEIRSKGAVEYLIKQIAGETTAKIAVKVIPVVGWIDLGASLISGAQKAAPTILHMNYVMNETAMVGTATMALTYASELMSGSADPATLNSFSLLYGADASRDQGGGSAQSSPLYGAIMGGGTQKPVASLFPRAYAESTATNAMCDDGEGYPAGALICPNVAIGSPTGTLAFVTKVAVDGITNNPFLAFPGFVANVWVNIRDGILSIFSFIEEPLSKLVAAITPQQLTEVLEWLKNEVFAKIFVLASTPNQSGARYFETMVGGINILTNYTRHFGLGGKVLNSTQVKALYKADAEQKHYEYSKLPLYARMFSKENSNSLVSKIAMSIPSGSGAAQSGLIASTLNPLRSLASSIDAVTSRDASAAAKLPEKDPFGITQYGYAEDDSIFIADPEAYWESAKCDDPNTTVTWGNSTTRINDISQLPEHDQTNPCLLIRASVATNGGLYDKSLLPSPPATNTAVTLGGELGTVGNFTFPLKTTQTRIKTAQYQDATYKLTKWAWCYTSQTNCHHDYPAADIFDNPGTEVVAAVGGTVVRYRPKPSCSPERGGSPSIQIKGDDGNYYFYTHFRGGSLLQSQEGARIDQGQTLGVIGEPACAQGTQPHVHFQAYSSPITGNPTSSNVQPILIKAFGALPQ
- the recF gene encoding DNA replication and repair protein RecF (All proteins in this family for which functions are known are DNA-binding proteins that assist the filamentation of RecA onto DNA for the initiation of recombination or recombinational repair.) codes for the protein MISNVRLQHFRSYADSAFEFGDGVNIIVGPNGSGKTNLLEALLVLARAGSYRVGDNDLVAFGADWSRIDGVVDGTQERSIILKKGALLQKTYTVGAKTYSRLPEKQKIPIVLFEPNHLMLLQGPPEGRRMYLDDILEQIKPGYNVFRKNYKRVLAQRNTLLKTPHTTKQEFFPWNLRLSELGAVIYRARRELVDELSTHIQDTYKQLAATDTKIGVSYESRLVGVDYESQLMRVLEDNYHSDTSRGFTSFGPHRDDIIVRFGNVPAALTASRGESRTATLALKILEAQILERTRNQKPLMLLDDVFSELDGARRQSLTSHLQNFQTFLTTTDADIVVKHFTSSTIFPTGTQ